One window from the genome of Chlamydiota bacterium encodes:
- a CDS encoding lysophospholipid acyltransferase family protein — MLLYLGYLIAWWGIRIFPRPCCVWFSKRVADLCFIFDTAARRAVIANLSHVLARTGRETRSRRGRAGINRLARETFENFAVHIMDFLRVYRVRDDIESGLLRVEHFDRFTKEFSRGKGLISVTAHIGNWEMGAAAAACLGMPLSAVAMKLPDPRLDRFFTELRQSGHIRPFPAGQAARGCFRVLAKGEMLAFVADRSLDGNGIRVKLFGREVTIPRGPAEMASRTGAPIVPAYCLQEAGGHFRLVIEEPIEVDEALPAPEKVAAIAQAMARGFEEYISRYPAQWFAFYKVWG, encoded by the coding sequence ATGCTCCTGTATCTGGGGTATCTGATCGCCTGGTGGGGGATACGGATCTTCCCGCGCCCGTGCTGCGTCTGGTTCAGCAAGCGGGTCGCGGACCTCTGCTTCATCTTCGACACGGCCGCCCGCAGGGCGGTGATCGCCAACCTGTCGCACGTGCTCGCCCGCACGGGGCGCGAGACGCGGTCTCGGCGCGGCAGGGCCGGCATCAACCGGCTCGCGCGGGAGACGTTCGAGAACTTCGCCGTCCATATCATGGATTTCCTGCGCGTCTACAGGGTCCGGGACGACATCGAGTCGGGCCTCCTCCGCGTGGAGCATTTCGACCGGTTCACGAAGGAGTTCTCCCGGGGGAAGGGGCTCATCTCGGTCACGGCGCACATCGGGAACTGGGAGATGGGGGCCGCGGCGGCCGCGTGCCTCGGGATGCCGCTCAGCGCGGTGGCGATGAAGCTTCCCGACCCGCGGCTCGACCGCTTCTTCACCGAGCTGCGGCAGTCCGGGCACATCCGCCCGTTTCCCGCGGGGCAAGCGGCGCGCGGCTGCTTCAGGGTTCTGGCGAAGGGGGAGATGCTCGCCTTCGTGGCGGACAGGTCGCTCGACGGGAACGGCATCCGGGTGAAGCTGTTCGGCAGGGAGGTCACCATCCCGCGCGGGCCCGCGGAGATGGCCTCGCGCACCGGGGCGCCGATCGTGCCGGCGTACTGCCTGCAGGAGGCGGGGGGGCATTTCCGCCTGGTGATCGAGGAGCCGATCGAGGTGGACGAGGCGCTCCCGGCGCCGGAGAAGGTGGCGGCGATCGCCCAGGCGATGGCTCGCGGCTTCGAGGAGTATATCTCGCGCTACCCCGCGCAATGGTTCGCCTTCTACAAGGTGTGGGGCTGA
- a CDS encoding glycosyltransferase family 2 protein, with protein sequence MRVCAVIPAFNEAARVGDVVREARGRLPGVVVVDDGSADGTADAARRAGAEVLRHPANRGKGAALKTGMGRAFDDGYDAVVVLDADGQHAPGEIPLFLEAAERTGADIVVGNRMENATGMPLVRYLTNRFTSAVVSKLAGQRIPDSQCGFRLINERAFRRMGFATSRFDTESEMLIEAGRAGCRIVSVPVRTIYGAEKSKINPFVDTARFFRLVARHLRRPR encoded by the coding sequence ATGCGCGTCTGCGCGGTGATACCCGCCTTCAACGAGGCGGCGCGGGTCGGGGATGTCGTGCGGGAGGCGCGGGGGCGCCTCCCGGGGGTCGTCGTCGTGGACGACGGCTCGGCGGACGGGACCGCCGACGCCGCGCGGCGGGCGGGCGCCGAGGTGCTGCGCCATCCGGCGAACCGGGGCAAGGGGGCCGCGTTGAAGACCGGGATGGGACGCGCGTTCGACGACGGGTACGACGCGGTCGTCGTCCTCGACGCGGACGGGCAGCACGCCCCCGGGGAGATCCCCCTCTTCCTGGAGGCGGCGGAGCGGACCGGGGCCGATATCGTGGTGGGGAACAGGATGGAGAACGCAACGGGGATGCCGCTCGTCCGCTACTTGACGAACCGGTTCACCTCCGCCGTCGTCTCGAAGCTGGCGGGGCAGCGGATCCCCGACAGCCAGTGCGGCTTCCGGCTGATCAACGAACGGGCGTTCAGGCGGATGGGGTTCGCCACGTCGCGTTTCGACACCGAGTCGGAGATGCTGATCGAGGCGGGGCGCGCCGGGTGCCGCATCGTGTCGGTGCCGGTGCGCACGATCTACGGGGCCGAAAAGAGCAAGATCAATCCGTTCGTCGACACGGCGAGGTTCTTCCGCCTGGTGGCGCGCCACCTGCGAAGGCCCCGGTGA
- a CDS encoding protein-L-isoaspartate(D-aspartate) O-methyltransferase, with product MDETGFARERELMVAQQLARRGIRDPRVLEAFRLVPRHLFVGASRRNGAYADHPLPIGEGQTISQPYMVALMTQCLALEGSERVLEIGTGCGYQAAILARLAAEVVTVERIAPLSEKAEALLGRLGYTNVRFVVGDGTRGFPPSAPYGGIVVTAGSPKIPEPLTEQLAEGGRLVIPVGGRWAQELLVVRREGAALAEQRVCGCVFVPLVGEHGWNG from the coding sequence ATGGACGAAACGGGCTTTGCACGCGAGCGCGAGCTGATGGTCGCACAGCAGCTCGCGCGCAGGGGGATTCGAGACCCGAGGGTGCTGGAGGCGTTCCGCCTCGTCCCGCGGCACCTGTTCGTCGGGGCCTCGCGCCGAAACGGGGCCTACGCGGACCATCCCCTGCCCATCGGCGAGGGGCAGACCATCTCCCAGCCGTACATGGTCGCCCTGATGACGCAGTGCCTCGCGCTCGAGGGAAGCGAGCGCGTGCTGGAGATCGGGACCGGCTGCGGCTACCAGGCGGCGATACTCGCCCGCCTCGCGGCGGAGGTCGTCACGGTCGAGCGCATCGCGCCGCTCTCGGAAAAAGCCGAGGCGTTGCTGGGGAGGTTGGGGTATACTAACGTCCGTTTCGTCGTCGGGGACGGCACGCGGGGCTTCCCCCCGTCCGCTCCGTACGGCGGCATCGTCGTGACGGCGGGCTCCCCGAAGATCCCCGAGCCGCTGACCGAGCAGCTCGCGGAAGGGGGGCGTCTGGTCATCCCGGTGGGGGGCCGCTGGGCGCAGGAGCTCCTCGTGGTGCGCAGGGAGGGCGCGGCGCTGGCGGAGCAGCGGGTCTGCGGTTGCGTGTTCGTGCCGCTGGTGGGCGAGCACGGATGGAACGGATAG
- a CDS encoding DedA family protein yields the protein MRWLRRLYDWVLHWADTPYAAPALFLLAFSESSFFPVPPDVLLIALVMGARRRWFQYALLCTIASILGGLTGYGIGYWLMDTVGQRIIAFYHAQEYYRQVMEWYSRYDYWIVFIAALTPIPYKVFTIASGAFHMNIPGFMVISMLGRGMRFFLVAGLLFWFGPPIQRFIDRYFNLLSFLFVILLIGGFLVIKICV from the coding sequence ATGCGCTGGTTGAGACGCCTGTACGACTGGGTGCTGCACTGGGCCGACACGCCCTACGCCGCGCCGGCGCTCTTCCTCCTCGCATTCTCGGAATCCTCCTTCTTTCCGGTGCCCCCCGACGTGCTCCTCATCGCCCTCGTGATGGGGGCGAGGAGGCGCTGGTTCCAATACGCCCTGCTCTGCACGATCGCCAGCATCCTGGGCGGCCTCACGGGCTACGGGATCGGCTACTGGCTGATGGACACGGTGGGGCAGAGGATCATCGCCTTCTACCACGCCCAGGAGTATTACCGGCAGGTGATGGAATGGTACAGCCGGTACGACTACTGGATCGTCTTCATCGCCGCGTTGACGCCGATCCCGTACAAGGTGTTCACCATCGCCTCCGGGGCGTTTCATATGAATATCCCCGGATTCATGGTCATTTCGATGCTGGGGAGGGGGATGCGCTTCTTCCTCGTCGCCGGCCTCCTGTTCTGGTTCGGGCCGCCCATACAGAGGTTCATAGACCGTTATTTCAACCTCCTCTCCTTCCTTTTTGTTATACTGCTGATCGGCGGGTTCCTGGTCATCAAGATCTGTGTGTAG
- a CDS encoding MgtC/SapB family protein, which produces MLTPLDIVVRMLASALFGGVVGFERERHNQPAGLRTHVILSIGSCLAMCVSINLAMQFRPLVPNGDPARLAAQVLSGIGFLGAGAILRYGTNVRGLTTAASLWTIAVVGLAAGAGHFIPALVATALLFAVLQVLDRLEKRYMGNLVPKIITVRAKDRYGVVDEVKNVVQGFHSTLKTMSLSKNLERHEIEIEAVASIPAGETMDKVFFSLSSIKDVTSVEVQ; this is translated from the coding sequence ATGCTCACCCCCTTGGATATCGTCGTGCGGATGCTGGCATCCGCCCTGTTCGGCGGCGTGGTCGGCTTCGAGCGCGAGCGTCATAACCAGCCGGCGGGGCTCCGCACGCACGTCATCCTCTCCATCGGCTCCTGCCTCGCGATGTGCGTCTCCATCAACCTCGCGATGCAGTTCCGCCCGCTCGTCCCCAACGGCGACCCCGCCCGCCTCGCGGCGCAGGTTCTCTCGGGGATCGGTTTCCTCGGCGCGGGGGCGATCCTCCGCTACGGCACGAATGTGCGCGGGCTCACGACCGCCGCCTCCCTCTGGACCATCGCCGTCGTCGGTCTCGCCGCGGGCGCCGGCCACTTCATCCCCGCCCTCGTCGCGACCGCGCTCCTGTTCGCGGTGCTCCAGGTCCTCGACAGGCTGGAGAAACGGTACATGGGGAACCTCGTCCCCAAGATCATCACGGTCAGGGCGAAGGACCGCTACGGCGTGGTGGACGAGGTGAAGAATGTCGTCCAGGGGTTCCACAGCACCTTGAAGACGATGAGCCTCTCCAAGAACCTCGAGCGTCACGAGATCGAGATCGAGGCGGTGGCGAGCATCCCCGCCGGGGAGACGATGGACAAGGTCTTCTTCTCTCTCTCGTCGATCAAGGACGTCACCTCCGTCGAGGTGCAGTAG
- a CDS encoding cation transporter — MHDLRRKALLLSYLTVGYNLLEGIVSVLAGAAAGSVALVGFGLDSAVESLSGCVMIWRLRRAAAGGGEEEERVERKALRLIGATFFILAAYVLYESGASLLSGEAAGRTVLGVIIAAVSLVTMPALFWAKRRLGVKMGMGSLVADSKETLACAFLSAALLAGLGLNYLWGLWWADPAAGLVIAAFLVREGAEAVSG, encoded by the coding sequence ATGCACGACCTTCGCAGGAAAGCCCTTCTCCTCTCGTACCTCACCGTCGGCTACAATCTTCTCGAGGGGATCGTGTCGGTCCTGGCGGGCGCCGCCGCGGGAAGCGTCGCCCTTGTCGGGTTCGGCCTGGACAGCGCGGTGGAGTCGCTCTCGGGGTGCGTGATGATATGGCGGCTGCGGCGGGCGGCCGCGGGGGGCGGGGAAGAGGAGGAACGCGTGGAGCGGAAGGCGCTCCGGCTGATCGGGGCGACCTTCTTCATCCTCGCCGCGTACGTGCTGTACGAGTCGGGGGCGTCGCTCCTCTCGGGCGAGGCCGCCGGGCGGACCGTCCTGGGCGTCATCATCGCGGCGGTGTCACTCGTCACGATGCCCGCGCTCTTCTGGGCCAAGCGCCGCCTCGGCGTGAAAATGGGGATGGGCAGCCTCGTCGCCGACTCCAAGGAGACGCTCGCCTGTGCGTTCCTCTCGGCGGCGCTCCTCGCCGGGCTCGGGCTCAACTACCTCTGGGGGCTCTGGTGGGCGGACCCGGCGGCGGGGCTGGTCATCGCGGCGTTCCTGGTGCGGGAGGGGGCGGAGGCGGTTTCAGGCTGA
- the tpx gene encoding thiol peroxidase — MQGRRVLFKGSPLTLAGRTVRTGDAAPEFRATTKELKEMRLSDFRGKVKVITSFPSIDTPVCDLQVKEFNARAAELGVGVAVVGISKDLPFAQHRFCETFEIANVQLLSDYLHSSFGLNYGLLVKELNLLARAVLIVDAGGVLRYLQVVPEIASPPDYDEALAALREVLKSPGDPSKAAPAPRCVPCEGGVQPLPPGEAASLAAGMPGWGIVEGTRLVRDYAFGDYRDAAYFVDLAAALAEEQGHHPVLTLSWNKVAVSLTTHAAGGLTRNDFTMAALLDQLL; from the coding sequence ATGCAAGGGAGAAGGGTGTTGTTCAAGGGGTCGCCGCTCACGCTGGCCGGGCGGACGGTGCGGACCGGCGACGCGGCGCCGGAATTCCGCGCGACGACGAAGGAGCTCAAGGAGATGCGCCTCTCCGACTTCCGGGGGAAGGTGAAGGTGATCACCTCGTTCCCCTCGATCGACACCCCGGTCTGCGACCTCCAGGTGAAGGAGTTCAACGCGCGCGCGGCGGAGCTCGGCGTCGGGGTGGCGGTCGTCGGGATCAGCAAGGACCTCCCGTTCGCCCAGCATCGTTTCTGCGAGACGTTCGAGATCGCGAACGTACAGCTGCTCTCCGACTACCTCCACTCCTCATTCGGCCTGAACTACGGCCTGCTCGTCAAGGAGCTGAATCTCCTGGCGCGCGCCGTGCTCATCGTGGACGCAGGCGGCGTCCTGCGCTACCTCCAGGTGGTGCCCGAGATCGCGTCCCCGCCGGACTACGACGAGGCGCTCGCCGCCCTCCGAGAGGTGTTGAAGTCGCCCGGCGATCCGTCGAAGGCGGCGCCCGCCCCCCGGTGCGTCCCGTGCGAGGGCGGCGTCCAACCGCTGCCGCCGGGGGAGGCCGCCTCCCTCGCGGCGGGCATGCCGGGATGGGGGATCGTCGAGGGAACGCGGCTCGTCCGCGACTACGCATTCGGCGACTACCGCGATGCGGCATATTTCGTCGACCTCGCCGCGGCGTTGGCGGAGGAGCAGGGGCACCACCCCGTGCTGACGCTCTCCTGGAACAAGGTCGCGGTCTCCCTCACGACGCACGCGGCGGGCGGGCTCACGCGAAACGACTTCACGATGGCCGCCCTCCTCGACCAGCTCCTCTAG